The following proteins come from a genomic window of Anaerobutyricum hallii:
- a CDS encoding iron-containing alcohol dehydrogenase, whose amino-acid sequence MNNFNFCVPTDIRFGKGQIACLPEELKKYGKRILMVYGGGSIKRTGLYDTILDLLKEFEIYELSGIEPNPKLDSVRKGAAICKEKNIDVILAVGGGSSIDASKHIACAAYYEGDAWDLMLDRSKMTKALPIAVVLTMAATGSEMNPGAVITNEETNEKIEIAGPILYPTISICDPTYLYTLPAKQTAAGTADILSHAMEQYFQPTDDAYLTDRISESLMKTVIHYGPIALKEPENYEARANLMWASSLGLNHILTVGKGGAWSCHPIEHELSAYYDITHGEGLAIVTPAWMKAVLCDATVERFAMFGRNVWDLTEGDAREIAEKAIEKTAEFFKSLGLPSTLKEVGINAEKFEEMAEEAVRTSGISTRSYYHLNKEDIVKIYESCAE is encoded by the coding sequence ATGAATAATTTTAATTTTTGTGTTCCAACCGATATTCGTTTTGGAAAAGGACAGATTGCCTGCCTTCCAGAAGAATTAAAAAAATACGGGAAAAGAATTTTAATGGTCTACGGTGGTGGAAGCATTAAAAGAACCGGACTTTATGATACAATTTTAGACTTATTGAAAGAGTTCGAAATATATGAATTATCAGGAATCGAGCCAAATCCCAAGCTTGATTCGGTAAGAAAAGGTGCAGCTATCTGTAAAGAGAAGAACATCGATGTGATCCTTGCGGTTGGTGGAGGAAGTTCAATCGATGCTTCAAAACATATTGCCTGTGCGGCATATTATGAGGGAGATGCGTGGGATTTAATGCTTGACCGGAGTAAGATGACAAAGGCACTCCCTATCGCAGTTGTTCTTACGATGGCAGCTACTGGTTCAGAAATGAATCCGGGAGCCGTTATTACAAATGAAGAGACAAACGAAAAAATCGAAATTGCCGGTCCTATCCTGTATCCAACTATTTCAATCTGTGACCCTACTTATTTATATACGCTTCCGGCAAAACAGACCGCAGCAGGAACTGCCGACATTCTATCTCATGCCATGGAACAGTATTTCCAGCCAACCGATGATGCGTATCTGACAGACCGTATTTCAGAAAGTCTGATGAAGACAGTGATTCATTATGGACCGATCGCGCTAAAAGAACCGGAAAATTATGAAGCGAGAGCCAATCTTATGTGGGCAAGCTCCTTAGGCCTTAATCATATCCTTACTGTCGGAAAGGGCGGCGCCTGGTCCTGTCATCCGATAGAGCATGAACTGTCTGCCTACTATGATATTACACATGGGGAAGGGCTTGCCATCGTAACGCCTGCATGGATGAAAGCAGTTCTTTGTGATGCAACAGTAGAGAGATTTGCAATGTTTGGAAGAAATGTCTGGGACCTTACAGAAGGAGATGCCAGAGAAATTGCTGAAAAAGCGATTGAAAAAACAGCAGAATTTTTCAAGAGTCTTGGACTTCCTTCTACGTTAAAGGAAGTAGGAATCAACGCAGAAAAATTTGAAGAAATGGCAGAAGAGGCCGTAAGAACAAGCGGGATTTCCACTAGATCATACTATCATTTGAATAAAGAGGATATTGTAAAGATTTATGAATCCTGTGCAGAATAA
- a CDS encoding (2Fe-2S)-binding protein, whose amino-acid sequence MNSVNDRSRDIGEFIPAPDDDRIICRCEEITKGEIRKAVHDGMFTLTEIRRYLRTGMGLCQGQTCSKLVKSIVARELKVSPAELEPATSRVPMRPIEMHIFANEEKEAGQDEE is encoded by the coding sequence ATGAACAGTGTAAATGACAGATCAAGAGATATAGGAGAATTTATTCCGGCACCGGATGATGACAGAATCATATGCCGATGTGAGGAAATTACAAAAGGAGAAATCAGAAAAGCCGTCCATGACGGAATGTTTACTTTAACAGAAATCAGAAGATATTTGAGAACGGGCATGGGACTTTGCCAGGGACAGACTTGTTCTAAACTTGTAAAATCTATTGTGGCCAGAGAATTAAAAGTATCTCCGGCAGAGTTAGAACCGGCAACATCAAGAGTTCCGATGCGTCCGATCGAGATGCATATTTTTGCGAATGAAGAAAAGGAGGCTGGTCAGGATGAAGAATAA
- a CDS encoding NAD(P)/FAD-dependent oxidoreductase: MKNNHADVIIIGGGIIGCATAYYLSKAGSSVIVLEGSDHIGNGGSSRNGGGVRQSGRDPRELPLVMYGIKNLWPTLSEELEVDCEYHQDGNLRLGKNEEHAKILTNLANKARACGLDVRMIDGDEVRRINPYLSEEVTVASWCPTDGHANPLTTTLGFYKMARRLGAHFITGEKVVALKKIKGHVRQVVTPNNVYEGDQVFVAAGLASRQIAGTVGIDIPMTSSLIEALVTEAEPHMFDQMLGTAEADFYGHQTKHGSFVFGGSSGLEPFRKDNGTPITSSITAPCICRGIIKYFPDLADAKIVRTWAGWSDKSADGVPVLGTVEEVPGLVLACGFTGHGFGIAPAVGDQLAKLMLTGKTDIDISALHYNRFKAKI; this comes from the coding sequence ATGAAGAATAATCATGCAGATGTCATTATTATTGGTGGGGGAATCATTGGATGTGCAACAGCGTATTATCTTTCAAAGGCAGGAAGCTCCGTTATTGTATTAGAAGGAAGCGACCACATCGGAAACGGAGGCTCTAGCCGTAACGGAGGCGGTGTACGTCAGTCCGGACGTGATCCAAGAGAATTGCCGCTTGTTATGTATGGAATTAAAAATTTATGGCCAACTCTTTCAGAAGAATTAGAAGTAGATTGTGAATATCATCAGGATGGTAATCTCCGGCTTGGGAAAAATGAAGAGCATGCAAAAATCTTAACGAATCTTGCCAATAAGGCAAGAGCATGTGGCCTGGATGTCCGTATGATTGATGGAGACGAAGTGAGAAGAATCAATCCGTATCTTTCAGAAGAAGTTACGGTAGCAAGCTGGTGCCCGACAGATGGACATGCGAATCCACTGACAACAACACTTGGTTTTTATAAGATGGCAAGACGGCTTGGTGCACATTTCATTACAGGAGAAAAGGTAGTTGCGCTCAAAAAAATAAAAGGGCATGTTCGTCAGGTAGTCACACCAAATAATGTATATGAAGGTGATCAGGTCTTTGTGGCAGCAGGACTTGCAAGCCGGCAGATTGCCGGAACGGTTGGAATTGATATTCCAATGACTTCTTCATTAATTGAGGCACTCGTCACAGAAGCAGAACCACATATGTTTGATCAGATGCTTGGAACGGCAGAAGCGGATTTCTACGGACATCAGACGAAACATGGCTCCTTCGTATTTGGTGGTTCTTCCGGATTAGAGCCATTTCGCAAAGACAATGGAACACCAATTACGAGCAGTATCACAGCGCCTTGTATCTGTCGTGGTATCATAAAGTATTTCCCAGATCTTGCGGATGCGAAGATTGTCCGTACATGGGCCGGCTGGAGCGATAAGAGTGCGGATGGTGTACCGGTTCTTGGAACAGTGGAAGAAGTTCCCGGTTTAGTGCTTGCCTGTGGATTTACCGGACATGGCTTTGGTATCGCACCGGCAGTAGGAGATCAGCTTGCCAAATTAATGTTGACAGGAAAGACAGATATCGATATTTCCGCCTTACATTATAATCGATTTAAGGCAAAAATCTGA
- a CDS encoding (2Fe-2S)-binding protein, whose protein sequence is MSTRIVEHPVLGKTEKGRKVTFTYNGKELEGYEGEPVAAALKAAGVMVHRYTKKQHKPRGIFCAIGRCTDCVMVVDGKPNIRTCVTPLTEGMKVETQYGVSAKPFDEQ, encoded by the coding sequence ATGAGTACAAGAATTGTAGAGCATCCAGTTTTGGGAAAAACAGAAAAGGGAAGAAAGGTTACTTTTACATATAATGGAAAAGAATTAGAAGGATATGAGGGAGAGCCGGTAGCGGCTGCATTAAAGGCTGCGGGCGTGATGGTCCATCGGTATACAAAAAAGCAGCACAAACCAAGAGGTATCTTTTGTGCAATCGGAAGATGTACAGACTGTGTTATGGTCGTAGATGGAAAGCCGAATATAAGGACCTGTGTGACACCGCTGACAGAGGGAATGAAAGTAGAAACACAGTACGGTGTCAGTGCAAAGCCTTTTGATGAACAGTAA
- a CDS encoding FAD-dependent oxidoreductase — MKLKRYDLIVVGAGPSGLSAAIEAAKRGLEVVVFDENEKPGGQLFKQIHKFFGSKEHKAKIRGFNIGKQLLEEANAAGVKVVLNATVIGLYMDKEIVVKIGEAIHHYKGDAIIVATGAAENMVTFDGWTLPGVIGAGAAQTMMNLHGIKPGEKVLMLGSGNVGLVVSFQLLQAGCEVVALVDAAPRVGGYGVHAAKVARTGVPFYLSHTIKKAEGEDHVTGVTIAEVDHTFQFIPGTEKHFDVDTICLAVGLSPMSQLLKMAGCKMEDNPKRGGQVPLIDELGETSVDGVFVAGDVSGIEEASSAMIEGRISGVAAAYYLGFIEKEELDTEVKKNTDALENLRQGMFAPKNRGKILEKTEEGIDISMNLLKKGYLSDDEIEKYPGITHKIGIHPVMECSQNIPCNPCQDACPKHCIKIGENITSLPAVDETKECIGCGMCVASCSGQAIFLIDENLDEDFASVTLPYEFLPLPEKGTKGHGLGRNGEEICEAEVIDVKTAKAFDHTNLLTIKVPKEYVMKARFFKA; from the coding sequence ATGAAACTGAAACGGTATGATCTGATTGTTGTAGGGGCAGGACCTTCCGGTTTATCTGCAGCAATTGAAGCAGCAAAAAGAGGTCTTGAAGTAGTTGTATTTGATGAAAATGAAAAACCTGGTGGACAGTTATTTAAACAGATTCATAAATTTTTTGGTTCAAAGGAACATAAAGCAAAAATCAGAGGATTTAATATAGGAAAGCAGTTATTAGAAGAAGCAAATGCGGCAGGTGTAAAAGTTGTATTAAATGCAACAGTAATTGGACTTTATATGGATAAAGAGATCGTTGTAAAGATTGGTGAGGCAATTCACCATTACAAAGGGGATGCGATTATTGTTGCGACAGGCGCAGCAGAAAACATGGTTACATTTGACGGATGGACACTTCCGGGCGTAATCGGTGCTGGTGCAGCGCAGACAATGATGAATCTTCATGGTATTAAACCGGGAGAAAAAGTGTTGATGCTTGGCTCTGGAAATGTAGGATTGGTTGTAAGTTTTCAGCTTCTGCAGGCAGGCTGTGAAGTAGTAGCATTAGTAGATGCAGCGCCGAGAGTTGGTGGATACGGTGTCCATGCAGCAAAAGTTGCGAGAACTGGCGTACCATTTTATTTATCTCATACGATTAAAAAGGCAGAAGGGGAAGATCATGTAACGGGAGTAACGATCGCAGAAGTAGATCATACGTTCCAGTTTATTCCGGGAACAGAAAAACACTTTGATGTAGATACCATTTGCCTTGCCGTTGGTCTTTCTCCGATGTCACAGCTTTTAAAAATGGCAGGCTGTAAGATGGAAGATAATCCAAAGAGAGGTGGACAGGTTCCTCTTATTGATGAACTTGGAGAGACATCGGTAGATGGAGTGTTTGTAGCGGGAGATGTATCCGGAATCGAAGAAGCAAGTTCTGCTATGATCGAAGGAAGAATTTCCGGCGTGGCAGCAGCTTATTATCTTGGATTTATTGAAAAAGAGGAACTAGATACAGAAGTAAAGAAAAATACAGATGCACTTGAAAATCTCCGTCAGGGAATGTTTGCTCCAAAGAACAGAGGAAAGATTCTTGAGAAAACAGAAGAGGGAATCGATATTTCCATGAATCTTTTGAAAAAAGGCTATTTATCAGATGACGAGATTGAAAAATATCCGGGTATTACCCATAAAATAGGAATTCACCCAGTAATGGAATGTTCGCAGAATATCCCATGTAATCCATGTCAGGATGCCTGTCCGAAGCATTGTATTAAGATCGGAGAGAATATTACTTCTCTTCCGGCAGTAGATGAAACGAAGGAATGTATCGGCTGTGGAATGTGTGTGGCATCTTGTTCCGGTCAGGCTATTTTCTTAATTGATGAAAATCTCGATGAGGATTTTGCCTCCGTTACACTGCCATATGAATTCCTTCCTCTTCCGGAAAAAGGAACAAAGGGTCATGGACTGGGACGTAATGGTGAAGAAATCTGTGAAGCAGAGGTTATTGATGTGAAAACAGCGAAGGCATTTGACCATACAAATCTTCTGACAATCAAAGTGCCGAAAGAATATGTGATGAAAGCAAGATTTTTTAAGGCATAG